In Glycine max cultivar Williams 82 chromosome 7, Glycine_max_v4.0, whole genome shotgun sequence, a single window of DNA contains:
- the LOC100817394 gene encoding eukaryotic translation initiation factor 3 subunit B, producing MADVMVMKEIEDTALRLGVDLSTLDLDAIRLPPGEDCGIVSDDEVVYQEENLEFESGFGNIIVVDNLPVVPREKFEKLEGVVRKIYSQIGVIKEDGLWMPVDPETEKTLGYCFIEYNTPQEAELAKEKTHGYKLDRAHIFAVSMFDDFDRFMKVPNEWAPPETKPYAPGENLQHWLTDAKARDQFVIRAGSDTEVLWNDARHLKPDPVYKRAFWTESFVQWSPLGTYLATVHRQGAAVWGGAASFNRLMRYAHPQVKLIDFSPGEKYLVTYSSHEPSNPRDANRVVINIFDVRTGKVMRDFKGSADDFAVGGAGGVTGVSWPVFKWSGGRDDKYFARMGKNILSVYEAETFSLVDKKSLKVENIMDFCWSPTDPIIALFVPEMGGGNQPARVSLIQIPSKEELRQKNLFSVSDCKIYWQSNGDYLAVNVERYTKTKKSTYTGFELFRIKERDIPIEVLELENKNDKIIAFAWEPKGHRFAVIHGDNPKPDVSIYSMRTGQNSRVSKLITLKGKQANALFWSPAGRYIVLAGLKGFNGQLEFYNVDELETMATAEHFMATDIEWDPTGRYVATAVTSVHEMENGFNIWSFNGKHLYRILKDHFFQFLWRPRPPSFLTPEKEEEIAKNLKKYSKKYEAEDQDVSLLLSEQEREKRRMLKEEWDKWVNEWKQIHEEESLQRQKLRDGEASDEEEEYEAKDIEVEEVIDVTKEVLHLEYGQE from the exons ATGGCGGACGTCATGGTAATGAAGGAGATCGAGGACACGGCGCTGCGTCTCGGCGTCGATCTCTCCACTCTCGATCTCGACGCCATTCGCCTCCCTCCCGGCGAAGATTGCGGCATCGTCAG tGATGACGAGGTGGTTTACCAGGAGGAGAATCTCGAGTTTGAGTCTGGATTTGGTAACATCATTGTCGTGGATAACCTCCCCGTGGTTCCGAGGGAGAAGTTCGAGAAGCTTGAAGGAGTGGTTCGAAAAATTTATAGTCAAATTGGTGTTATCAAGGAGGATGGCCTCTGGATGCCGGTTGATCCTGAAACCGAGAAAACCCTAGGTTACTGCTTCATTGAGTACAATACCCCTCAG gaAGCTGAGCTTGCTAAAGAGAAGACTCATGGGTACAAATTGGACCGGGCACACATATTTGCCGTGAGCATGTTTGATGACTTTGACAGATTCATGAAGGTGCCTAATGAGTGGGCTCCTCCTGAAACTAAGCCATATGCTCCAGGG GAAAATCTTCAACACTGGCTCACTGATGCAAAGGCCAGGGACCAGTTTGTGATTCGTGCTGGTTCGGATACTGAGGTTTTGTGGAACGATGCCAGGCATTTAAAGCCTGATCCTGTTTATAAGCGTGCA ttTTGGACAGAGAGTTTTGTGCAATGGTCTCCTTTGGGGACATACTTGGCCACTGTTCACAGACAGGGGGCAGCAGTCTGGGGAGGTGCTGCAAGCTTTAATAGACTTATGCGATATGCACATCCTCAG gtAAAACTTATTGATTTTTCGCCTGGTGAGAAGTATTTGGTAACATATAGCAGCCATGAACCAAGCAATCCCCGAGATGCCAAT agagttgtgataaatatatttgatgTGAGGACTGGTAAAGTGATGAGGGACTTCAAAGGGAGTGCTGATGATTTTGCAGTTGGAGGTGCTGGGGGTGTCACTGGAGTTTCATGGCCTGTTTtcaa ATGGAGTGGTGGAAGAGATGATAAATACTTTGCAAGGATGGGGAAAAATATACTCTCCGTTTATGAGGCAGAGACCTTTTCTCTTGTTGACAAGAAATCTTTAAAGGTTGAAAATATAATGGATTTCTGCTGGTCTCCAACTGATCCAATTATTGCTCTTTTTGTTCCTGAGATGGGAGGCGGTAACCAGCCTGCCAGG GTTAGTCTGATTCAAATCCCCAGCAAAGAGGAACTCAGGCAGAAGAACCTTTTCAGTGTCAGTGACTGCAAGATTTACTGGCAAAGCAATGGAGACTACCTTGCTGTTAATGTAGAGAGGTAcacgaaaacaaaaaaaagcacATACACAGGCTTTGAGCTTTTCCGTATAAAAGAACGGGATATACCAATTGAAGTTTTGGAGCTTGAGAATAAGAATGATAAGATCATTGCGTTTGCTTGGGAGCCAAAGGGTCACAGATTTGCAGTTATTCATGGTGATAACCCTAAGCCTGATGTTAGCATTTATTCCATGCGTACTGGTCAGAACAGCCGAGTTTCAAAACTCATTACTCTGAAGGGCAAGCAAGCAAATGCTCTGTTTTGGTCACCTGCCGGTCGCTACATTGTACTGGCTGGGTTGAAAGGCTTCAATGGACAGTTGGAATTTTACAACGTTGATGAACTTGAAACCATGGCTACTGCTGAACATTTTATGGCAACAGATATTGAATGGGATCCAACTGGAAG ATATGTTGCAACTGCGGTGACTTCAGTTCATGAAATGGAGAATGGTTTCAATATATGGTCTTTCAATGGCAAGCATCTATATCGGATTCTGAAGGATCACTTCTTTCAG TTCTTATGGAGACCAAGGCCACCATCTTTCTTGACTCCGGAGAAAGAGGAAGAGATTGCAAAGAACTTGAAGAAATACAGCAAGAAATACGAGGCAGAAGATCAAGATGTTTCCTTGCTGCTGAGTGAACAGGAGCGTGAGAAGCGCAGGATGTTGAAGGAAGAGTGGGACAAGTGGGTTAATGAATGGAAGCAGATCCACGAAGAAGAGAGTTTACAGAGGCAAAAGCTCAGGGATGGAGAGGCTAGCGATGAAGAGGAGGAATACGAGGCAAAGGACATCGAGGTGGAGGAAGTGATCGATGTAACAAAAGAGGTCCTTCACCTTGAGTATGGTCAAGAGTGA